In Portunus trituberculatus isolate SZX2019 chromosome 46, ASM1759143v1, whole genome shotgun sequence, a single window of DNA contains:
- the LOC123519929 gene encoding PIN2/TERF1-interacting telomerase inhibitor 1-like, with protein MSMAEPRRRQKWSLNPRGSLWANDDSKFGQKLMEKMGWSKGHGLGREQQGMKDPLSVKLKDDSKGIGYKGSDDEWIKHYEDFENVLANLNRQDNTPTNGTTDSSSDSTKAPTHSNVGKTSLESSSKASRSRVHYHKFTRGKDLSRCTEDDLGCILGSKRAKQLAKEKHAEAKEENDVDEVGHVNHSMGLTTIKGCFMQDYFAQKMEAFRNRAKSQPQTVAEESQCDDEEEDVGRPGLGMNAGGGDLTPDSPNGEEENREERRKKKKKKKKHQVEIEEIDPAETISEKCCVEVEENNVPKKKKKKKKQKSSDFNDTDENPCEANGVEVSTEDTAQINPVVDEETQRKKKKKKKHSDAVEEQILNDETEEQLKVKKKKKRKHAEVTDEYNPSQCLAVEENNKKKKKKLKDKE; from the exons ATGTCTATGGCCGAGCCGAGAAGGAGGCAGAAATGGTCGCTAAACCCCCGAGGAAGTCTTTGGGCGAACG ATGACTCAAAGTTTGGACAAAAATTGATGGAGAAAATGGGGTGGTCGAAGGGCCATGGCTTGGGCCGGGAGCAGCAGGGCATGAAGGACCCCCTGTCTGTTAAGTTAAAGGACGACAGCAAAG GCATTGGCTATAAAGGCAGTGATGATGAATGGATCAAGCATTATGAAGACTTTGAGAATGTTCTTGCCAACTTGAACAGACAAGACAACACCCCCACAAATGGCACAACTGACTCAAGCAGTGACAGCACCAAAGCACCAACCCATAGCAATGTTGGCAAGACATCACTTGAAAGCTCCTCCAAAGCCTCTCGCTCCAGAGTTCA TTACCACAAGTTCACAAGGGGTAAGGACTTGAGTCGCTGCACCGAGGATGACCTGGGCTGCATTCTGGGGTCCAAGCGAGCCAAGCAGTTGGCCAAGGAGAAGCATGCCGAGGCCAAAGAAGAGAATGACGTGGATGAGGTGGGCCATGTGAACCACTCCATGGGGCTCACCACCATCAAGGGCTGCTTCATGCAG GACTACTTCGCCCAGAAAATGGAAGCGTTCAGAAACCGTGCTAAAAGTCAACCCCAGACCGTGGCTGAGGAGAGCCAatgtgatgatgaggaagaggatgtgggaAGGCCTGGCTTGGGGAtgaatgctggtggtggtgacctcACTCCTGACTCCCCTAATGGtgaagaagagaacagagaagaaaggaggaagaagaagaagaaaaagaagaagcatcAGGTAGAGATAGAGGAAATTGATCCTGCTGAAACCATATCTGAAAAATGTTGTGttgaagtagaagaaaataatgtgccaaagaagaaaaagaagaagaaaaagcagaaaagcaGTGATTTTAATGACACTGATGAGAATCCATGTGAAGCCAATGGTGTGGAGGTTAGTACTGAAGACACTGCTCAGATTAATCCAGTAGTTGATgaagagacacaaagaaaaaagaagaagaagaagaagcattcTGATGCTGTTGAAGAACAAATCTTAAATGATGAAACAGAAGAGCAgcttaaagtaaagaaaaagaagaaaaggaaacatgcAGAAGTCACAGATGAATATAATCCCTCCCAATGTCTGGCTGTtgaggaaaataacaagaagaagaagaagaaattgaaggatAAGGAGTAG
- the LOC123519997 gene encoding glutathione S-transferase 1-like, with product MPIDFYYLLISPPCRAVMLTAEAVGVKLNMKELDIFKGEQMKPEFVALNPQHCIPTLVDGDFVIWESRPTCSYLASKYGKDDSLFPNDPRARAEVERLNYFDMGTLFHRFGEYVFPVMFRGEKEFNPDKLERLQEALGWLDGFLSGNKFAVGDNITIADHTLLATVSTIKEANVDLSKHANILAWLEKCKAEVPGYETNQKGAEDWGKFFKSRCNL from the exons ATGCCCATTGACTTTTACTACCTGCTCATCTCCCCGCCCTGCCGCGCTGTGATGCTGACGGCCGAGGCGGTGGGTGTGAAGCTCAACATGAAGGAGCTGGACATTTTCAAGGGGGAGCAGATGAAGCCAGAGTTTGTGGCCCTCAATCCTCAGCACTGCATCCCCACACTGGTGGATGGCGACTTTGTCATctgggagag CCGACCCACATGCTCCTACCTGGCATCAAAGTATGGCAAGGATGACTCGCTCTTCCCAAATGATCCTCGTGCCAGAGCTGAAGTGGAACGACTCAATTACTTTGACATGGGCACACTCTTCCATCGCTTCGGGGAGTATGTG TTCCCAGTAATGTTCAGAGGTGAGAAGGAATTCAACCCAGACAAGCTGGAACGTTTACAGGAAGCTCTTGGTTGGCTGGATGGCTTCCTCTCGGGCAACAAGTTTGCTGTTGGTGACAATATTACCATTGCTGACCACACTCTCTTGGCCACTGTCTCTACCATAAAGGAGGCAAATGTGGACTTGAGCAAGCATGCCAACATCCTTGCCTGGCTGGAGAAGTGCAAGGCTGAGGTGCCAGGCTATGAGACCAATCAAAAGGGTGCTGAGGATTGGGGAAAGTTCTTCAAGTCTCGTTGCAACTTGTAA